CTAGCGGAAACGTATCAGCAAATGAATCTTTAATCAGTTTTTGAAAAAATATATTTTGATAATCAAATCATTAAATGAAATTCCATTTCAGTTTCATTTAACTCCTGCCGGTATTTCACAAACTTTCTTCAACACTTTCACTATTGTTAAGCCCGCTTTCCTGTGATAAACACCATAACCATAATAAAAGTAATGGTAATCCCTATATAGCTAATTATAAGCACTCCGACTAAATCGGATTTTTACAGGAAGTATTTATGAACCGCTTTGTTATAGCCGATGCAAAAGCTTGTATTGGATGTCGTGTCTGTGAAGTTGCCTGTGTCATGACTCACAATCAGGGCAAACATCCTGATGTTCCTGAGCTCTATTTTCCTCGCATTAAAGTCATCAAAACCGCCAGCATTAAAACCGCTGTGACCTGTCGACACTGTGAAGATGCGCCCTGCGTTCAGGTTTGCCCCAGTGCGGCATTGACCCATGGCGATCACTGTATTCAATTGAATAAAGAAAAATGCATCGGTTGCAAAACTTGCGTTCTGGCCTGTCCGTTTGGCGCGATTGGCATGGTTGAAGAGAGCATTACCTTTGCTGATGGTGCACCAAACCGCACGACTGCCCACAAGTGCGACCTGTGTGCCGATGATGCAGAAAGCCCGGCTTGTGTAGCCAATTGCCCCACTCAAGCATTAAAAGTATTCAGTCAGGAATATTTACTTGAACAACAGCAGCAAAAACTTCGCCATGCGGCGCTGCGCGAAGATCCGATGGGAGCAACTCGAGGTGTTCAATCGGCAGAAAATAACACGGTAAATAAACTGGCTGGAAAAGTGATTATCCCCCGTAGTGATGCAATTAAGATCGATTTACCATTACGTAAAACCGAGTTTGTCGAGATCTACAAGCGCTTTACACCTGAGCAAGTTGGCACTCAAGGCGATCGTTGTATTACCTGTGGCGATCACGCATTTTGTGAGTGGACTTGCCCACTGCATAACCGTATACCTCACTGGATCTCTCTGGCACAGCAAGGCCGTATCATCGAGGCTGCCGAACTTTCACATCAAACCAGTAGCCTGCCAGAAATCTGCGGTCGCGTTTGCCCACAGGATCGCCTGTGCGAAGGCAGTTGTACTCTTCAGAGTTTAGGGGGGTCACTATCGGTAATATTGAACGCTACATTACGGATACAGCGTTTGAGATGGGCTGGAAACCTGACCTGTCTCAGGTTAAATCATTAGGTAAGAAAGTTGCTATCGTTGGTGCTGGTCCTGCCGGACTGGCCTGCGCTGATATTCTGGCTCGTAATGGCATTGATGCTGTGGTATTCGATCGCCACCCTGAAATTGGCGGAATGCTGACCTTTGGGATCCCCTCCTTTAAGCTAGATAAAGATGTGATGGTTCATCGCCGTGAAATTTTTACCAGCATGGGCATTGAATTTCATTTGAATACTGAAATTGGTAAAGATATCGCTTTTGATTCGCTACTTAACGATTATGATGCGGTGTTTGTCGGCGTAGGTACCTATCAATCCATGCGTGCAGGATTGGATAATGAAGATGCACCAGGCGTTTATGACGCCCTACCGTTCCTGATTGCTAACACCAAAAAAGTGATGCATCTGCCGGAACTGAAAGAAGAGCCCTATATCAACTTATCTGGGAAGCGTGTTGTCGTTCTAGGGGGTGGGGATACCGCAATGGACTGTTTACGCACTTCTATTCGTCAAGGCGCCACGGAAGTGACTTGCGCTTACCGTCGTGATGAAGCCAACATGCCGGGTTCCAAGAAAGAAGTGAAAAATGCCCGTGAAGAAGGCGTTGAATTTATGTTTAACGTACAGCCTGTATCACTAGAGCTAGATGAAGATGGTCATGTTAGCGGGGTGAAGTTGGTCAGAACCGAGATGGGAGAACCGGATGCCGAAGGCCGCCGCCGTCCTAAAGTGATTCAAGGTTCTGAGTTTATACAACCTGCTGACGCCGTCATCAAAGCCTTTGGTTTCCGCCCTCACGCCATGCCATGGCTAGTAAACATGGGTGTAGAACTCGATAGCTACGGCGTTATTGTCGCGCCACATTTGAATCACTTTGCCTGTCAAACCAGTAACCCAAAAGTGTTTGCCGGTGGCGATGTGGTCAGAGGCGCCGATTTAGTGGTAACCGCCATTGCTGATGGGCGTAAAGCGGCGAAAAGTATTGTTAGTTTCTTAACCGAAAGTGACCAGTCTGAGTTACTGCTAAATAAAGTATCCTGAGCCATAAGCAACAATCCCCGCGGGTAAGGCGGGGATTGTTGGTCTTTCAATATCATAACCCATAAATGTGCGGTTAGTTTTTACTGGCAAGTACGCGTTCAACTGTATCTACAACAGCCTGAGTTTGCGGATCGATTTCGATATTCACCGAATCGCCCAAACGTTTAGTGCCGAGCGTCGTACGTTCCAGCGTTTCTGGAATCAAATACACGCAGAAACGGCTCTTTACTACTTCACCGATGGTCAGACTGATGCCATCAATACCGATAAATCCTTTGTTTAGCACATATTTCATCAGATCTTCAGGCATCTTGAACCAGATTTGACGATTATTTTCTGAAATCAAAATTTTCATGATTTCTGCTTGGCACATGATGTGACCAGACATCAAATGCCCACCAATTTCATCACCAAACTTAGCGGCCCGTTCCAGATTTACCTTAGAACCGACAGAAAGTGCGCCCAAATTAGTCACCCGTAATGTTTCTTTCATTAGATCGAAACTGACGATATCGCCATCCACGTCCGTTACCGTTAAGCAACAGCCGTTATGCGAAACAGATGCTCCTGTCTCTAGCCCCGGCAATAGCCCCGCAGGAAACTTCATTTTATGGACGCGAAAATTGGCTTTTTCTTCGATTTCAACAACAGGAGCAGTTCCCTGAACAATTCCGGTAAACATTCAATAGGCCTCAATAATCAGTAGTAACATTTAATCATGCACAAAATTAGCTGGTCAGAAGTTTGACGCAATTTGGTATAAAAACCAAATCCAGTTTCCGATTTTATTCTTATTTCCAAGTTTTAATCACGAGTGTTTCATTTGCTTACTGACGTTTAATAGGTAGAATCGTGCCCCTTACATTTCGTTTATCACTGTAATTTTGGTATTTCAGTGACATATTTTATCTTAATCTCAATAAATTAAAGGTAAGTACGTGCAGAACTATATCCGCGAAGCGCGTAATCTACTGGTTTTAGCCGTTCCAGTTATTGCAGCCCAATTTTCTCAAACTGCCATGGGTGTGGTTGATACCATCATGGCAGGAGACGTCAGCGCTACCGATATGGCCGCCGTGGCTGTCGGTACGTCTATCTGGTTGCCAGCCATTTTGTTTGGACAAGGGTTGCTAATGGCGCTGACACCGGTGGTGGCACAATTGAACGGTGCTGGCCGCAGAAAAGACATTGCGCATCAGGTAACTCAATCGGTATGGATGGCCCTCTTCATTTCGCTGTTTTTAATCGTGGTGCTGTATAACAGCCATTATGTTATACAGCATATGCAAAATATCGATGAGAAGTTGGCGGATATCACCATTCGTTATCTGCGTGCCATTATGTGGGGCGCTCCAGCCTATCTGTTATTTCAGGTTTACCGTAGTCAGTGCGATGGCTTATCGAAAACCAAGCCCAGTATGGTAATTGGGTTTATTGGTTTGCTGGTCAATATTCCGGTTAACTATGTGATGATTCATGGCAAGCTAGGCTTTCCCGCCATGGGAGGCGTGGGCTGTGGTATTGCTACGGCATCGGTATATTGGGTGATGTTTATTGGTATCAAGCTATACGTTCGTTCTGCCTGTTCCCAAAAAGATATTGTTCAATACAGTACCTATGAAAAGCCGTATATGCCTACCCTTAAACGATTGTTCAACCTCGGCCTACCGGTAGCCCTTGCGTTATTTTTTGAGGTGACCCTGTTTGCCGTCGTGGCATTGCTGGTTTCACCGTTGGGTGTTGTTTCCGTCGCCGGACACCAGATTGCACTCAATTTTAGCAGTCTAGTATTCGTTATTCCGCTGGCGCTAGGGGTAGCAACCTCCATTCGGGTTGGCTTTAAACTGGGGCAGAAAAAAGTTGATGAGGCTAAAGTAGCGTCTTATACCGGATTGATATTGGGCCTGAGTCTGGCGGCTATCACGGCTCTGTTTACTGTGATTTTTCGCCATCAGATTGCATTGTTATATAACGATACCCCGGAAGTCGTGATGATGGCGACGCATTTGATGTTATTAGCCGCAGTGTATCAATGTTCTGACTCCATTCAGGTTATTGGTAGTGGGATCCTCCGTGGTTATAAAGATACCCGATCCATCTTCTATATTACCTTTATTGCTTACTGGATTGTGGGACTGCCGGTTGGTTATTGTCTGGGGTTGACCGACTTATTGGTTCCCGCAATGGGGCCCGCTGGTTTCTGGATTGGGTTTATCATTGGTTTGAGCGCCGCTGCTGTTTTGATGATGCTGCGTATGCACTGGTTGCAAAAACAACCCATTGAGTTAATTTTATCGCGTTCTCAGCGCTAATCACTTCTCAGGCAGTCTGTTGGATAAAAAAGAGGCTGCCTGAACAGTAAGTCGCCAATTAGTGATGTCAGCATAAGAAAATCGCTTTTTCTCCTTGCCAGTGAGCCACTTCATCGTTAATATTCGTGCGCGTCGTTAACGCAATAGGCTTTAATGATACATAATATGCGTCCGTAGCTCAGTTGGTTAGAGCACCACCTTGACATGGTGGGGGTCGGTGGTTCGAGTCCACTCGGACGCACCAGATATTTCAGTATCTGGTATTTCAAAGCGCCCTTAGCTCAGTTGGTTAGAGCGCCACCTTGACATGGTGGAGGTCGGTGATTCGAGTTCACTAGGGCGCACCATTTCTTTATCTCTTTATCTCCCACACACCTCCTGTTTCCGGCCTTTTTGTACGTTCTCACTAAATTTAGCTGCTTATTACATTATTTTTTCGACAATTATCCATTTTCTTCTGGTGCATTTCCCCTTTATAATAGGCAAAATAGTTAGTTGAAAGGTTTCAGCAGATGAGCAAACCGCAGTTTCTTCGGTATCAAAGATGATTTCTGTCTACAGACTGGCGATATTGCCTATGTTTCGCAATACTGAAAGTAACCTGATTACGCGTGTATTTTTTTCTGAAGCCTCAATAGCAGGCTCTCGTTTTCTTTCCACACAAAAATATCGGTAAAAATTATCATCATGAAAAAGACTAAAATTGTATGTACCATCGGTCCGAAAACTGAATCAGAAGAAGTTTTGGGTAAGCTGCTAAATGCAGGTATGAATGTAATGCGTTTGAACTTTTCTCATGGTGACTATAATGAGCACGGACAACGTATTTCCAACCTGCGCGCAGTACTGGCGAGAACCGGTCAAAAAGCAGCAATCCTTCTAGATACCAAAGGCCCAGAAATCCGCACAATGAAACTGGAAGGTGGTAGTGATGCTCCTCTGGTTGCGGGTCAAACTTTCATCTTTACTACTGACCAAAGCGTTATTGGTAATAGTGAGCGTGTTGCTGTGACCTACACGGGTTTTGCAGAAGACTTGAAAGTTGGCAATACCGTACTGGTTGACGATGGCTTAATTGGTATGGAAGTTATCGAAGTCCGAGCGAAAGAAATTGTGTGTAAAGTACTGAACAGCGGCGATTTGGGTGAAAACAAGGGTATTAACCTGCCAAACGTATCCATTCAACTGCCTGCCCTGTCAGAAAAAGACAAAAAAGACTTAGTATTTGGCTGTGAGCAAAACGTTGATTTCGTTGCTGCCTCTTTTATTCGTAAGCGTTCAGACGTACTGGATATTCGTGAACATTTAAAAGCAAACGGTGGTGAGCACATTCAAATCATCTCCAAAATTGAAAACCAAGAAGGCCTGAACAACTTCGATGAAATTCTCGAAGCGTCTGATGGCATCATGGTGGCTCGCGGTGACCTTGGCGTTGAAATCCCAGTTGAAGAAGTTATCTTTGCTCAGAAAATGATGATCGAGAAGTGTAACCAAGCGCGTAAAGTGGTTATCACTGCAACTCAAATGCTAGACTCAATGATCAAAAACCCTCGCCCTACTCGCGCTGAAGCCGGTGACGTTGCTAACGCCATTCTGGACGGTACTGATGCCGTTATGCTGTCCGGTGAGAGTGCTAAGGGTAAATACCCACTGGAATCCGTTACTATCATGGCCACCATTTGCGATCGTACCGATCGTGTGATGCCATGTCGCGTAGACAAACTGACCTCTTCCGGTAAATTACGTATTACTGAAGCGGTATGTCGTGGCGCAGTAGAAACTTCAGAGAAGCTGGATGCCGTACTGATTGTTGTTGCGACTCAAGGTGGTAAATCAGCTAAAGCTATCCGTAAATACTTCCCTACAGCACCTATTCTAGCGCTAACCACCAATGAAACGACCGCTCGTCAGTTAGTTCTGACCAAAGGCGTTACGGCTCAAGTGGTTAAAGAAATCGCCTCTACTGATGATTTCTACCGTATTGGCAAAGAAATGGCGTTAACCAGCGGATTGGCACAGAAGAATGATATTATTGTAATGGTATCTGGCGCACTGGTTGCCAGCGGCACGACAAATACGGCTTCTGTACATATTCTTTAACAACTCTTGTAACATTAAGACGCCATCTAACTCAGATGGCGTTTTTTTTCGTCTGTTTTAAGGCTAAACCTACAATCAGAATTATTGGCTAATTGTACTATTCTTTTTATCCAAAAATAGATAATGGTGTATAAAAACACAGGCTTATTTCCCTCACTTATCGTTAGATAAATTTTTCACCACCACACGTTACCTTTTTTTAGTAGCGTAAAATCCTTTTTTTCGCAAATAATAATTTGTTTTGACTATTCTTTAACCAAATAAGCAAAATAGTTTGCGAGAAGTTAAAAAATTATTCTCATTCCGAAAAAGTTTGTGTAATACTTATCGGGCTACATGCAAAAAGTTAATTCAAATTGAGGGTGTAAATATGAACCGTACTAAAGTGGTACTGGGTGCTGTAATTTTAAGTGCTACTCTGTTAGCTGGCTGTGCAAAAAGCACTGACACTTCAACTAACAGCAAGCTGACTCAACTGATCAGCGATGTTGCTGCTTTACGTTCAGATGTACAAGTTGCTAAAGATGAAGCAGCTCGTGCTAACCAACGTTTAGACAACATGACTCGTTCTTACAAGAAATAATATTTCTCGTAAGGGAAAATGGCGCACTTAAGTGCGCCATTTTTTTATCAGTAATAATCCGTCACTGTTCTATAACTTTTCTTTTTATTTATCTGCCCCGCCTATCCTAAACTGTCCACTTTTATTCAGTTATTCGCTAATGCCAATAATAAGCGCCTATGGCTCATTCTAAGCTTAGTATAAAAAAACAAGATCGGCGTGGGGGTTAACAATAAAAATGCCTCAAATTGACACTCAAGCGATTATTTATCGAAATAACATATCAGTACTGAAAAAAATTTAAGGAAGAGAAAAATAATTAAGAGGGAAGCTAAAGGAAAACATTATGGCAGGAAATCTTATTAAAGCAGTGGGAGTATTTCCCCACTGCTTTATGTATAGCTATCGTTAGGGATATTAATGATTCACTAACAGTGGCAATCCAGAACGACGCTCAATTTCAGCATTCACTCGGGAAGCATCCGTTGACGGATTATTAATAAATGTTGCAATGCTTGGGTGAATATCAATTGGCTTAGTCTGCGGATTGTCGTTTTCAGACTTTGATAATGGCTGATGAATTTCGACATAACGAGAACCATCAGGCTCTGTCGTTGCTTTAATCGGCTCATTGATCACCTGAACCCGAGTTCCCACCGGGACCGTGTTAAACAACTCTTCAATATCGTTAGGACGCAAACGGATACAACCTGAGCTAACACGCATACCAATACCAAAATCCGCATTAGTACCATGAATCAGATAAGTACCGCCCGCAGCAGCCATACGTAAGGCGAACAATCCCATTGGATTTTCAGGGCCTGCTGGAACCATTGCCGGTAAAGTAATACCTTCTGCCGCATAATTCTTACGGATATTGGCTGTTGGTGTCCAGGTCGGATTGGCCTTTCTTTCAACAATGGTCGTGGTCATTACTGGCGTATCACGACCCAGTTGACCAATACCAATTGGATAAACGATAACGGTATTTTTGCCTTTCGGATAGTAGTAAAGACGAAGTTCCGACAGGTTAATAACAATACCATCGCGCGGCGTATCCGGCAGGATCATTTGTAGCGGAAGAATTAATTCTGAACCCGCTTTTGGCAACAGTGGATCAACGTCCGGATTTGCTTCCAGCATAGCAATCAGGCCAATTTGATAATCTGAGGCGATTCGTTCCAGTGAGCGCCCGTCATTCGGAACAATCAATACCCTATTCTCACCAATTAAACGGCTATTAGACGGTGGTAACGGGTATTCCATAGCTTGAGCCACTGAAAAATGACCAACGAACAATATAGCCAGTACAGCCTTACAAACTGCAAAAACACGGTTCATTCTTAATTCCTAAACTTCAGCTTTATATCAGTTAAATTTGTCTGGTTTACCGCAGACGAGGTAACCATCAGTTTACATCTATCAACAGCTATTATGAATCAAAACAGATCATACATATAGAGATGCTACCTGTTGTACGGTAAAAAATAATCAATTTTTTTGCCTATTAGCACAATTGAATACCGGAGGATTCAGCTTGAAGCATCTAATTGCATTGATTTAAAGAGAAAAAAAACAAGAGATAGAGGGTGTGATCAATTGATGGCAAGACTAATTTATTTTGAGATATCCAAAAGTGTTTTGTTGGACTAAGATAACTTAATTGTTAATTTAAAGTAACATTCACTGGAGGCAGTTATGACTCAAACCGTACAAATGAAAGGCAATCCGGTATCCGTTGCCGGGCAATTACCCAAAGCGGGTGACAGCGCAAAAGCATTCACTCTGGTCGCAAAAGATCTCTCTGATGTCACATTAAGTACCTATGCCGGCAAACGTAAGGTACTGAATATATTTCCAAGTGTGGATACTTCTGTTTGTGCTACGTCGGTCAGAACGTTTAACCAACGCGTGGGTGATACCAACAATACGGTTGTGCTATGTATCTCCGCCGATCTGCCTTTTGCTCAGGCACGTTTTTGTGGGGCTGAAGGTTTAGACCATGTTGTTACCCTGTCTACATTCCGTAATCCTGAGTTTAAACAAAATTATGGTATTGATATTCAGGATGGTCCATTGAAAGGTTTAACCACTCGTGCTGTGGTGGTACTGGATGCTAACGATAAAGTGGTTTACAGCGAACTGGTTAAAGAGATCTCTACTGAACCAAACTATGATGCTGCGCTAGCCGCACTGAAATAGTTGCACCCTATTAAACAAATTGAATAATAAAGGGAGCCATTGGCTCCCTTCTGTTTTATTGGCTTTCAGTTTACTTATTCATTATCGATAGCTTCTGCATTTTCAGCAGAACGTGATGGTTGGCTTAAACCATATTCTCTAAGCTTATTCGCAATCGCCGTGTGGGATACGCCTAACCGTTTAGCCAGCTTACGAGTACTTGGGTAGCTGCTGTACAGTTGAGTTAATACTGAACATTCGAATCGTTTACATATCTCATCTAGGCTGCCATCCATAACATTATTATTCAGCATCATTTCAGCAGATACTTCAGGTAATACAATATCTTTGACCTGTAATTCATTACCTTCCAACTGAGTAAAACTTCGATAAAGAATATTCTTCAGTTGTCTGACATTGCCCGGCCAGCCGTATTGAGTTAACAGCGGTGTTAAATCCGGTGCCAGCTTAGGGCGATGAACACCAAGTTGATCGGCGAACAGCGTGATAAATTGCTCAGCCAGCGGCATGATGTCGGAAACGCGTTCTTTTAACGGAGGGATAGTCAAAGTCAGTACGTTCAGACGGTAATAGAGGTCTTCTCTAAACATCCCCTGACTGACCAAATTAAACAGACTTTTTTGAGTCGCGCAAATCACGCGAACATCCACATACACTTCCTGATCTTCACCCACTCGCCGGAAGGTGCCATCATTTAGAAAGCGTAATAATTTTGCCTGCATGGTTGGCGACATTTCACTGATGTTATCTAGCAGAACTGAACCACCATTTGCTTGTTCAAAGAATCCTTTC
Above is a window of Limnobaculum parvum DNA encoding:
- a CDS encoding riboflavin synthase subunit alpha; amino-acid sequence: MFTGIVQGTAPVVEIEEKANFRVHKMKFPAGLLPGLETGASVSHNGCCLTVTDVDGDIVSFDLMKETLRVTNLGALSVGSKVNLERAAKFGDEIGGHLMSGHIMCQAEIMKILISENNRQIWFKMPEDLMKYVLNKGFIGIDGISLTIGEVVKSRFCVYLIPETLERTTLGTKRLGDSVNIEIDPQTQAVVDTVERVLASKN
- a CDS encoding MATE family efflux transporter; amino-acid sequence: MQNYIREARNLLVLAVPVIAAQFSQTAMGVVDTIMAGDVSATDMAAVAVGTSIWLPAILFGQGLLMALTPVVAQLNGAGRRKDIAHQVTQSVWMALFISLFLIVVLYNSHYVIQHMQNIDEKLADITIRYLRAIMWGAPAYLLFQVYRSQCDGLSKTKPSMVIGFIGLLVNIPVNYVMIHGKLGFPAMGGVGCGIATASVYWVMFIGIKLYVRSACSQKDIVQYSTYEKPYMPTLKRLFNLGLPVALALFFEVTLFAVVALLVSPLGVVSVAGHQIALNFSSLVFVIPLALGVATSIRVGFKLGQKKVDEAKVASYTGLILGLSLAAITALFTVIFRHQIALLYNDTPEVVMMATHLMLLAAVYQCSDSIQVIGSGILRGYKDTRSIFYITFIAYWIVGLPVGYCLGLTDLLVPAMGPAGFWIGFIIGLSAAAVLMMLRMHWLQKQPIELILSRSQR
- the pykF gene encoding pyruvate kinase PykF — encoded protein: MKKTKIVCTIGPKTESEEVLGKLLNAGMNVMRLNFSHGDYNEHGQRISNLRAVLARTGQKAAILLDTKGPEIRTMKLEGGSDAPLVAGQTFIFTTDQSVIGNSERVAVTYTGFAEDLKVGNTVLVDDGLIGMEVIEVRAKEIVCKVLNSGDLGENKGINLPNVSIQLPALSEKDKKDLVFGCEQNVDFVAASFIRKRSDVLDIREHLKANGGEHIQIISKIENQEGLNNFDEILEASDGIMVARGDLGVEIPVEEVIFAQKMMIEKCNQARKVVITATQMLDSMIKNPRPTRAEAGDVANAILDGTDAVMLSGESAKGKYPLESVTIMATICDRTDRVMPCRVDKLTSSGKLRITEAVCRGAVETSEKLDAVLIVVATQGGKSAKAIRKYFPTAPILALTTNETTARQLVLTKGVTAQVVKEIASTDDFYRIGKEMALTSGLAQKNDIIVMVSGALVASGTTNTASVHIL
- a CDS encoding LPP leucine zipper domain-containing protein; the encoded protein is MNRTKVVLGAVILSATLLAGCAKSTDTSTNSKLTQLISDVAALRSDVQVAKDEAARANQRLDNMTRSYKK
- the tpx gene encoding thiol peroxidase, with amino-acid sequence MTQTVQMKGNPVSVAGQLPKAGDSAKAFTLVAKDLSDVTLSTYAGKRKVLNIFPSVDTSVCATSVRTFNQRVGDTNNTVVLCISADLPFAQARFCGAEGLDHVVTLSTFRNPEFKQNYGIDIQDGPLKGLTTRAVVVLDANDKVVYSELVKEISTEPNYDAALAALK